One window from the genome of Pyrobaculum ferrireducens encodes:
- a CDS encoding sulfurtransferase TusA family protein — MEVIDVSGQQCPDPLKTVASALANAPAGARYRIVTDDYMCYMMLRRLMALNDVKILEAEEGGPYVLVVEK; from the coding sequence GTGGAGGTGATTGATGTAAGCGGACAGCAGTGCCCCGACCCCCTCAAAACCGTGGCGTCTGCGCTGGCCAACGCCCCGGCGGGTGCCAGGTACAGGATAGTGACTGACGACTACATGTGCTACATGATGCTCAGGAGGCTCATGGCCCTCAACGACGTGAAAATTCTAGAAGCCGAGGAGGGCGGGCCCTACGTGCTGGTAGTAGAGAAGTAG
- a CDS encoding flavin reductase family protein: MYEGKFYRLLHPRPTVIIASRCPNGRVNLMPASWNTPVSEEPPTIAVAVEREAYTHQCLQHHRYATLNVLPIDAADLIYKLGTVSGRDVDKASQFGVKLEPSTKVDVPRVAGALAVYEVEVYKEVEVGEVTLYIFHVLETWAAPGAADQWGFDFKKVNIPLHGAGRAFYRVDPKPVFAKK, encoded by the coding sequence ATGTACGAGGGGAAGTTCTACCGCCTCCTCCACCCGAGGCCCACCGTTATCATCGCGTCGAGATGCCCCAACGGCCGCGTAAACCTCATGCCGGCCTCCTGGAACACCCCCGTCTCAGAAGAGCCGCCCACGATCGCCGTGGCCGTGGAGAGGGAGGCGTATACACACCAGTGCCTCCAGCACCACAGATACGCCACCCTCAACGTACTCCCCATAGACGCCGCCGACTTGATATACAAACTCGGCACCGTAAGCGGCAGAGATGTGGACAAGGCGTCGCAGTTCGGGGTAAAGCTGGAGCCCTCCACAAAGGTAGACGTGCCGAGAGTCGCCGGCGCCCTGGCGGTCTACGAGGTGGAGGTGTACAAAGAGGTGGAGGTGGGCGAGGTGACGCTCTACATCTTCCACGTCTTAGAGACCTGGGCCGCCCCGGGCGCGGCCGACCAGTGGGGATTCGACTTTAAAAAGGTCAACATCCCCCTCCACGGCGCGGGGAGGGCCTTCTACCGCGTCGACCCCAAGCCCGTCTTCGCCAAGAAGTAG
- a CDS encoding YbhB/YbcL family Raf kinase inhibitor-like protein, which yields MKRRVVLIGAALALLIAAAIYLAPRPATQPPLKIYIESPAFANGTRIPPQYTCDGADASPPLRWSGVPPGAKSLMIVVVDPDAPRGPFTHWVIYNIDPNTTELPPNLEKTPTTRYGHQAMNDFGKVGYGGPCPPPGPPHRYIFTIYALDTKLRTPPGSPHQDVIREATPHIIAAGQLVGLYRR from the coding sequence ATGAAAAGACGCGTCGTACTGATCGGCGCCGCCCTGGCGCTGTTGATAGCCGCGGCTATATACCTCGCCCCACGCCCGGCGACACAGCCGCCCCTCAAGATATACATAGAGTCGCCGGCCTTCGCCAACGGCACCCGGATACCCCCACAGTACACATGCGACGGCGCCGACGCCTCCCCGCCGCTGAGGTGGAGCGGCGTGCCGCCAGGCGCCAAGTCGCTGATGATAGTAGTGGTAGACCCAGACGCCCCCCGCGGACCCTTCACACACTGGGTAATCTACAACATAGACCCAAACACCACCGAACTACCCCCAAACCTGGAGAAGACCCCAACCACCAGATACGGACACCAAGCCATGAACGACTTCGGAAAAGTCGGCTACGGCGGCCCCTGCCCACCCCCAGGCCCCCCACATAGATACATATTCACAATATACGCCCTAGACACCAAGCTAAGAACGCCCCCCGGCTCCCCACACCAAGACGTAATCAGAGAAGCCACCCCACACATAATAGCCGCCGGACAACTAGTAGGACTCTACAGAAGGTAG